In Syntrophomonas wolfei subsp. wolfei str. Goettingen G311, a single window of DNA contains:
- a CDS encoding BrxA family protein yields MKLFTGVNATNMNINSDINVLGSLSDFSLISALLVEGKNNTNYQAYSNIKTNRSYKRFASAITNTLIKFTDPNMEYLIRDVFEHEGLSAHCLLLIFWNACVNNELLDYLNQKVYFPALYSGRAALKKDEVVACLQELKQSETAMQKWTDSTIETTASKYLTFLKKFNLMEGRVNKTIAPPVMSDKELILFIYWLLSVEPKTNLLESGWLPYCFLEKELFIQQIMQKRYMKFYNLQYSVNNLKIEPTFSYKELYHELG; encoded by the coding sequence ATGAAATTATTTACTGGGGTGAATGCAACAAACATGAATATTAATTCGGATATAAATGTCCTGGGTAGCTTGTCAGATTTCAGCCTGATATCGGCTTTGTTGGTTGAAGGCAAAAATAATACAAATTACCAGGCCTATTCCAATATAAAGACCAATAGATCCTATAAGAGATTTGCCAGCGCCATAACGAACACCCTTATCAAATTTACCGACCCCAATATGGAATATTTAATTCGGGATGTATTTGAGCATGAGGGGCTTTCCGCTCACTGCTTGCTTTTAATATTTTGGAATGCCTGCGTAAATAATGAACTGCTCGATTATCTAAATCAAAAAGTTTATTTTCCGGCTTTATACAGCGGGCGGGCGGCACTTAAGAAAGATGAAGTTGTGGCCTGCTTGCAGGAATTAAAGCAGAGCGAAACAGCTATGCAGAAGTGGACTGATTCAACTATTGAAACTACTGCCTCCAAGTACCTCACATTTCTTAAAAAATTTAACCTGATGGAAGGCAGGGTTAATAAAACCATAGCTCCCCCAGTTATGAGTGATAAAGAATTAATACTTTTTATCTATTGGCTATTAAGCGTTGAACCCAAAACTAATTTACTGGAAAGCGGGTGGCTGCCATACTGCTTTTTAGAAAAAGAATTGTTTATTCAGCAGATTATGCAGAAAAGGTATATGAAGTTTTATAACCTTCAATATTCGGTAAATAACCTGAAAATCGAACCGACCTTTTCATACAAGGAGCTGTATCATGAACTTGGTTAA